The Comamonas sp. lk genome contains the following window.
GTTTCTGGGCGTGTACTGCCTGGCCGCCCCCTATCTCTGGCCCGATCTGACCGATATCTACTCGGACGCCCTGGTCTCCATCCTCTATCTGGCCGACTACGGCATTGCCTTCTTCGACAGCCCCGACACGCTGCTGCACATGTGGTCGCTCTCGGTGGAAGAGCATTTCTACTTGATCTGGCCGCCGCTGCTGGTCTGGCTGCTGCGCAAAGCCGCGCCGGGCCGGGTCTGGGCACCCTTGCTGGCGCTGTGGGTGCTGAGCACGCTGTGGCGCATCTTCTGGGTGCAGCAAGGCCAGCAGTTCTACGAGATTTTTTTCCGTTTCGACACCCGTGCCTCCGGCCTGCTGGCGGGCGCTTTGCTGGCCGCCTTGATGCTGGAGAGACCGTTGTGGATTGAACGCCTCAAATCGCTGCGCGGCTACACCATGTGGTTTGTGCTGGCCGTACCGCTGATCATGGAACTCAAATGGGACGACCACCACGCCATGCTCTGGGGCATCACCGTGGTCGAATGCGCGGCCATGGTGTTGTTGCTGGCAGTGCAAAAGCCCGAGGGCGTGATCTACGAAATGCTGACCGGCCCCATCTTGCTCAAGCTGGGCCAGCTGTCTTACGGCATCTATCTCTGGCACTACCCCGTGGTGCGCTATCTGCGCGCCGATTACTCCTGGCCGGTCACCGTCATCGGCGGTCTGCTGATCTCGGCGGCACTATCGGCACTGTCGTTCTACACGCTGGAGCGCTGGGCGCTGCGCTATCGAGACCGGAGCGAAAAGCGCGCATCCCATCTACCTGCCAAGCGCAAGGAACCGCAGATGAGAGAAGCCACTCAGCACTCCTGAAGTACAACAAATTGCAAGCCAAAGGGATGTCGCCACATCCCTTTTTTGCGCCCGCCGCTGTCAGAAACCTGCGCCGGGCTGGGCCAGATAGTCTTTTTCCGCCGCCGTGCTTTCGCGCCCCAGGATGGGGTTGCGGTGGGGGAAACGGCCGAACTGCGCTATCACCTCCCAATGCTTGTGCGCGTAATCCAGCGTACCGGCAAAAAAATCGCTCAAAGCCGGGTCCGCATTGGCATCGGCAAGTGCGGCAAACGCCTGCACGCTGCGCTCCTGCATGACCGGGTCTTCGGCGTGCTCAAACGGCAGATACATGAAGATGCGCGGCACTTCGGGCAGCAGCAAATCCTCGCCCTGCTGCTGCGCCTGCAGCGCCAGCGCCAGGGCCTGCGCATCGCCCGCAAAGCTTTGCGGCGTGGCACGGTAGATGTTGCGAGTGAACTGGTCGAGCAGCACGATCAGCGCCAGCCGCTGCCACGGCCCCTGCTGCGCCCAGTGCTGCAGTGCGCCGCCCACGGCAGCTTGCACGGCCACGCCAAAGCGCTGGCGCAAGTCCTGGTCAAACGCAGGCGACTTGGTAAACCATTGCGCCTTGTGCTCCAAGGCCGCGGCATTGCTGGGCCTGGCGCTGCCAAACCAGTGACTGAGCACGGCATCCGGCAGTTGCGCATCCTGCGCGGCGGTGGTCAGTGCAGCGTGCGAGGCACCAAAGAATTCAGGGCTGGAGTTCATGGGCCCATTGTGCCGTTTGGGGCCGTCCGGCGGCATGGAAACCCTCGTGATGAATGCCGCACTTGCTTTTTTCGCAAGCACCCGCAACTGCCGGTCAACGGCAAGCAAGGCATTGCCGTTAGACAGACCTGCCTTCACCCATTGTTACCTTGGGGAATAGCGTCCCAGAGGACAATGTCCCCTTCAAAAACAATAGCGCAAATCGCGCATTACACATTGTTTTCATGGGCTTGAGTCCGTTTGATATCGAGATTGCTTTGAATAGTTCGGGAGTTCGCTTGTGGTGATGAATCGCCGCTCATGGTTGATGGTGGCCACAGCCAGTGTGGCGTTGATTGCAACAGCATGTTCGGGAAAATCCGTTCCCAGCAGTGTGAGTGTGAGCAGCGCCAAGCTGCAGGAAATGGTCGCCAAGCGCTTTCCCAAGCAGTTTCCCGTCGCCGGCCTGCTGCAGCTGTCGCTGACCTCGCCAACCCTGGCCATGCTGCCCGAGCGCAATGCGCTCAACGCGCTGATCCCGGTAGAGCTGGGCGGCAAGGTGCTCAAAGAGGCTTACAGCGGCACGCTCAATGTGGACTTCGCCCTGCGCTATGAGCCCACGGACCGCACGCTGCGCGCCCATCAGATCAAGGTCAATAGCCTGGAGATGAACGGGCTGGCGCCCGCCATGAGCGATATGCTGGCCACCTATACCAATGCCCTGGCCGAGCAGGCACTGGGCCAGGTGGTGCTCTATCAGCTCCAGGACAAGGACCTGGCCCTGGTCGATGCCCTGGCCATGGAGCCCGGCGCCATCACCGTCACCCCGCAAGGGCTGACCATCGCCCTGGTGCAGAAAGCTTCGTCGGGCAAGCGCTGATGCGGCGCTTCACAGGGGCTTGGCAATAGGCTCCAGCCCCGTGTCGCGGATCGCCTTGTACGCTGCCGGCGAGGTGTAGAACTTCAGCAACTGCTCCAGCCCCTGGGGATTGGTAGAGATGCTGGCCGTTCCGGCCGAGAACAGCGTGTAATGCTGCACCGAATGCGGCAGCGTGCCCGCGTAGCTAATGCCTTCGATAGGCAGCAGCTCGCTGACCTGCTGCAAACCGATCTCCGCCTCGCCCCGCGCCACGATGGTGCCTACCCGCTCGGTAACTATCTTTTTGCTCTTGGGCATGACCTGGTCGTGAATGCCCAGCTTCTTGAGCATCTGTGTCTCGTAATAGGTACCGCTGGCGCTGGCCGAATAGGCAATGCTCTTGGCGTTCAGCAAGACCTGGCGCAGCTTGTCCTCGGTGCTGATATCGGGCAGAGGCGCACCTTTTTTCACAGCCACGCCTATGGCCGAGCGCACCAGATCGATTTGC
Protein-coding sequences here:
- a CDS encoding acyltransferase, which produces MVETAFKLRYNPALDGLRGVAIVLVILSHAHAPLFDGAFFGVDLFFVLSGFLITSLLLMEYKAHERIDFWRFYRRRFLRLMPALALFLGVYCLAAPYLWPDLTDIYSDALVSILYLADYGIAFFDSPDTLLHMWSLSVEEHFYLIWPPLLVWLLRKAAPGRVWAPLLALWVLSTLWRIFWVQQGQQFYEIFFRFDTRASGLLAGALLAALMLERPLWIERLKSLRGYTMWFVLAVPLIMELKWDDHHAMLWGITVVECAAMVLLLAVQKPEGVIYEMLTGPILLKLGQLSYGIYLWHYPVVRYLRADYSWPVTVIGGLLISAALSALSFYTLERWALRYRDRSEKRASHLPAKRKEPQMREATQHS
- a CDS encoding DUF924 family protein, encoding MNSSPEFFGASHAALTTAAQDAQLPDAVLSHWFGSARPSNAAALEHKAQWFTKSPAFDQDLRQRFGVAVQAAVGGALQHWAQQGPWQRLALIVLLDQFTRNIYRATPQSFAGDAQALALALQAQQQGEDLLLPEVPRIFMYLPFEHAEDPVMQERSVQAFAALADANADPALSDFFAGTLDYAHKHWEVIAQFGRFPHRNPILGRESTAAEKDYLAQPGAGF
- a CDS encoding DUF1439 domain-containing protein yields the protein MNRRSWLMVATASVALIATACSGKSVPSSVSVSSAKLQEMVAKRFPKQFPVAGLLQLSLTSPTLAMLPERNALNALIPVELGGKVLKEAYSGTLNVDFALRYEPTDRTLRAHQIKVNSLEMNGLAPAMSDMLATYTNALAEQALGQVVLYQLQDKDLALVDALAMEPGAITVTPQGLTIALVQKASSGKR
- a CDS encoding substrate-binding domain-containing protein — its product is MTSFPLFTVRRSLLITAVALAAGCAHQPPSTSANTSASKEPVRLMTSGGFTAAHKLLAPQFTAKTGMAVESAYGSSMGSSPTSIPNRLSQGEKADVVILARGALDDLAAKGLVKPGTQIDLVRSAIGVAVKKGAPLPDISTEDKLRQVLLNAKSIAYSASASGTYYETQMLKKLGIHDQVMPKSKKIVTERVGTIVARGEAEIGLQQVSELLPIEGISYAGTLPHSVQHYTLFSAGTASISTNPQGLEQLLKFYTSPAAYKAIRDTGLEPIAKPL